In the genome of Candidatus Melainabacteria bacterium, the window AGATATTTTGTTTGCCATTGTTGTGGCCGTCTACTATAACCGCGATATCGTCAAACGACTGACTACAATTTTTGATAACAACCTGCGCCTGGCAAGCGGCCTGCCACTCCTTCCGCCGGTCTCGGGAAACGACGAAATTACAAAACTAGACAATGTCTTTCATAAAATGGCTGCAGCACTGGAACAGGCAGCGCAAAAAGAACGCCTGGTTGTCGAGAATGCTCGCGATTTAATTTGTTCGCTCGATGCGAAAGGCGCTTTTCTGACTGTTTCCCCCGCATCGGCTATTTTGTTGGGTTATAGTCCTGATGAATTGATCGGTGGCAAAATCAGCAATTTGATTCATTCCTCTGACAGGGATGCGACTCAAAATAATCTGAAACTGATGATGGATGGTGAGCAGCTAGCTCCATTCGAAACACGCCTGGTGCGCAAGGATGGTGCAATCGTCGATGGATTATGGTCGGCAAGCTGGTCACCAACAGAGGAATCTCTATTTTGTGTTGTACATGACAATACCGAGCGCAAACGAGTTGAACGACTCCGCCAGGAAATAGTCCAGATGGTAAGCCATGACCTGCGTACACCACTGACTTCGATCAGGGGCATACTTGAAATGCTGGAGAATGATGCATTTGGAAATCTAAATGACCGGGGCAAAAAGATGGTAGGTCTAGCCAATCAGAGTAGTTTGAGAATGCTGTCCTTAATTCGAGATCTATTGGAGATCGAGAAGATGGAAGCAGGCATGCTTGAGCTGAACCGAATGAGAGTTCCTATTAACTCTTTAATCGAACAATCAATTGCTACAGTGCAACCAATCGCGGTCGAGAGAAAGGTCAACCTTGTTGGCGATTCAAATCCATCAGAAATCTTTGTCGATGGCGACAGAATCATTCAAGTGTTGGTCAACCTGATAGGTAACGCCATCAAATTTTCGCCACCAAATTCAACTGTAAAGATACAAGTGAAAACCGACAATCAATCAACTGAATTCAGCGTCATTGATGAAGGTCGTGGTATACCGGATTCCTCACTGAGTCATATTTTTGAACGATTCAAGCAACTTCAAGAATCAGATTCTAAAAAAGAAGGTGGATCTGGTTTAGGCCTGGCAATCTGCAAGGCACTTGTTGAGTTGCACGGCGGCGATATATCTGTATCCAGCGCAATCGGCAAGGGTAGCAACTTCTCATTCAGGATTCCAAACTGAATAAGTTTGTGTTGCCACAAATCCGACACAAGTTCAACACAACAAGATCATAGAACCCGTGGTTAACTGCGAATGTGCCCTTCAAAACATTCCATTCGAAGACTGCGAGGCCCATTGCCATGAAACTAGACGCCAGTGAACAGAAAGTAGAATCTTCAACCGTAACTGCCATAACGCATTCGCTTGTCTCCCTCGATGACTTCAAAGGGGCGAGCCGTAAGAACTCAACGAAGCCAGAGCCAGTACCTGAAGTTATCTCGTTTAACGACAGGAACGATCCGTATAAAGACACGAAGCACAGTGCATTGACGGAGTACGTTCTAAAGCGAAGTGAAACTGCACCTGAAGAAGAAAAAAATGGTCACCATAAATTTGAAAATG includes:
- a CDS encoding PAS domain S-box protein; its protein translation is MVMKLNMTLPQKGLLLVVVPLIIQLGVLGYLTYLQLEEEQITVKAAHASEVDSAINQLVKNFLDNTTALEWEPNNGKNRADSNNSKNRDDSNNNQIDDTEYQTFKSEISQTLARLKELLKNEPQKKETVEEIERTAISATNILEAHKANSRTSLGDDSPKLQKRKFRACKERLNELLSQQLIPLCSEAKRVVAISPELQAENRNRVRVVLLATVLLDILFAIVVAVYYNRDIVKRLTTIFDNNLRLASGLPLLPPVSGNDEITKLDNVFHKMAAALEQAAQKERLVVENARDLICSLDAKGAFLTVSPASAILLGYSPDELIGGKISNLIHSSDRDATQNNLKLMMDGEQLAPFETRLVRKDGAIVDGLWSASWSPTEESLFCVVHDNTERKRVERLRQEIVQMVSHDLRTPLTSIRGILEMLENDAFGNLNDRGKKMVGLANQSSLRMLSLIRDLLEIEKMEAGMLELNRMRVPINSLIEQSIATVQPIAVERKVNLVGDSNPSEIFVDGDRIIQVLVNLIGNAIKFSPPNSTVKIQVKTDNQSTEFSVIDEGRGIPDSSLSHIFERFKQLQESDSKKEGGSGLGLAICKALVELHGGDISVSSAIGKGSNFSFRIPN